Below is a genomic region from Ziziphus jujuba cultivar Dongzao chromosome 7, ASM3175591v1.
GCTATAGAGAACCATGTAGAGCAACATGACCTGCAGATGGGACAATGAAGCAGTTTTGTCAGTGTCATCTTGTCAAAATAATGTATTAACTGActactttttgttgttttatgtgcTGAACAGGTTTTTAATGATGCTATTGAAGCTTTACGGGTTTCATATAAGAAGATGAATCCTTTCTGTGTACCCTTTGCAACTACAAATATGGGCTCTGCCATGCTTGCGATGGATCTGGTTTGTTCAAATGTTGATATTACTGTATTACTAGGATGTCTTCTGACAGCTGTTTGAATAATGTACTTGTCCTAATAGTTGTTTGGACAATGGATCGCAGGGATGGATGGGCCCAAATTATTCAATTTCTACTGCTTGTGCAACTAGCaacttttgtattttgaatGCGGCAAACCACATCATTAGAGGTGAAGCGGTAAGTGTTTGGCTTTAGCTGCTATCTCAGCAGTCAGCATGGTTGTCTTTCAACTCTGAAGAAATTTGCTGAACTAGTTCACATgagagaataaaatattatgaaaagatggtgctaaaattttattataattttttcaactACTGCTTATGCAGGATGTGATGCTTTCTGGTGGCTCAGATGCAGCAATTATACCCATTGGTATGTTTTCCAACATGTCATTTGGACTAGCTCCTCTTGGCATTATTGTATAACCATGAACTTGTTAATGTTATTATTGTTCGACTTCTAATTTTCGGTCATTGGTGCAGGCTTGGGTGGATTTGTGGCATGCAGAGCTCTTTCACAACATAATAATGACCCGGCGAAAGCTTCACGTCCTTGGGACATTGTAATATTGTCACTAACCCTTTTTCTTTCatgctttctttttcctttttccgtTGGTTGTGACTGATAAATGTTGTAAAATTCTGATCAGCACATGAAGCAGTGAGATTATTGATAAATGAAATTCACAAAAATCTATATTATGAAGTTTTTTTACTCAGTTAATTCCAGTAATTTCATGAAGAGTGATCAAGCCAGCATTCTACctcatgttattttattttattttttgtttttcattacaaGGAAATAAGACAACAAATCATGATGTCTCATTATGTCTTCATTTGCGGGATATAAACTGATAATTATTAAGCTTGATATTGGAGGTAATTGACTGCTCTTCTGTGTTTGTTACTGAACAGAACCGTGATGGATTTGTTATGGGAGAAGGAGCTGGAGTTTTGCTTTTAGAAGAATTAGAGCATGCCAAGGTACTTTTAAATCTACTCAATAGTATATAATATACTTGGTATCTGcatttatttctctttctctgtttcATCTTGTCTCTTGAAATTGTTTTCTCTAATTTCATATTGCATTGATTGCTATGCTCTGTGTTGTCATAACCATTCTTGCAGAGATGTTCTAGTCAATAATGCATTTAATCACTTTTTTCTGATTTTGCAGAGAAGAGGCGCAAATATCTATGCAGAATTTCTAGGTGGAAGCTTCACATGTGATGCTTATCACATGACTGAGCCTCATCCTGATGGTAATTTGCATTTCCTTCAACAATTACGACTCTGCAAGCTGAAATTCAGTATTATGTTCTCAAGCAGAAAGACCCTAAGCCATCTTCCATATTTTCCTCTATCGCTATTGTTGTTACTCTACTTTCATGGTTGGGCAATAGGAATAGTCCACTGGAGATACTACATTTTTACTATTGAAATTAAGCGAAAATTTGTTGCTAAAATggttctttaaaatatatatatatatatatatatttctcattTGAGAATTTGGAAGGTGCTTTCAAGAACAATATTGTTCATGCTTTTGCATTTTGGATATCCACTTTTTTGGGTGTTGATAATCTCATGAGATCTTCTAGTAATGTTTTCTATTTCCCTGTCTGCATCAGGTGCTGGTGTTATTCTCTGCATAGAGAAGGCATTAGCTCACTCTGGGGTATCCAGGGAAGATGTAAATTACATCAATGCACATGCTACATCCACACCAGCTGGAGACCTTAAAGAGTATCAAGCTCTCATGCATTGCTTTGGCCAGAATCCTGAGGTAACTTAATTAGTGATATAAGCGACTTGTCCATCTTTTATATACAACCATGCTAAGAACTCTACTTTTTGCAGTTAAGGTTAAACTCTACGAAATCCATGATTGGTCATCTCCTAGGAGCAGCTGGTGGTGTAGAAGCTGTAGCAACAGTACaagtaaattatattttactatGGTGGTTTCAACTGGAAGAATTCTAATTTAGGTCAATTACATAGCACATATGTTATCATTGCCTTCCATAACTCTAGTTATCATGTATATTTGCACAGGCAATACGAACAGGGTGGGTTCATCCAAACGTCAACCTGGAAAACCCGGATAAAGGCGTGGTATGTAAACGTATGCCTattttgaaaatagtttttgtCTGATGATGTTTTCATTTCCATGTTGATAGAAGAGTCGACGTTTTTGCAATCTGTGGCATTGGGTGATCTAACTTTTCTAGCACAATATAACAGGACAGAAAATTTCTTGTGGGGCCAAAGAAAGAGAGACTTAATGTTAAAGTGGCATTATCTAATTCATTTGGGTTTGGTGGCCACAACTCATCAATCATACTTGCCCCTTATGAGTAGAACAGATTCAGTGGGCTACTTCAACCTTGTTATGATGATGGTGAAGGTATATATCTATTAACGAGGTCCTTTCCTTTGGCGAGGGATTTGAAATATGAGAGAACTCAATGGTCATGTTCTAGTTATTTTCCTATATTAAAAGTGGTTGTACTGACGAGGCTTGCTATGTCTTGCAGCTACTGAGAGAAGCGAGAAATTTCCTTTGTTTCTGCATGTCTTTTTGATTTGGGGAATGCACATGGGCATGCAGATCAAATTGGTTGGACAGCTGATCACTAGGGAAGAGACAATTGAAATGGCCCTTGGGATGGGGAACAACATTCAGAATTCAGCCAATGTTTATCATGGAATTACTTTTGCTTCCTAATGTTAGAAATTTTCCTCTTTGCATAAATTGCCATACAAGGGCTTTATTTACTATATTAGCCACTTAACCCCTTTTAATCAATACTGGCCttgtttggtatttttattttcatgtacAAGTAGATGGTTGATCAGATTGATTTGATATCCAAGTTGTAATGAATTTTGATCAGGCGGTTGCATAGGTTATAACTTTTGACAGCTGCGGGCTGTGGTGCTACGTTTGTCTAATCTCTTGTTCACTTTCTAACACCCCATTCCTTGTCTGTCTTTTACAAAAGGAAACCGGGGTAAGATTACCTGTATTAACCTATTATACTATCAAATATGAAGTCcgaatcattaaaaaaataataataataaaaataaaaacccaaaagataaaaatttcatttaattttgtttttgattttgttttagtttgctGTCTTTGTTCTGTGTGTTGTTCTGTCTGACCTCTTTCAGACGATGCACTATATCCACCGTACGATGCTCAGATGTACGATTTGTTTcataaggaaaattttgaaaccAACCCCAACAATTCTGCACGGACAAAGGAAATCGAATTTTTCTGTCGAATAGCACCGAGGTGTTGAATAACATGCTGTGAAGGGGCTGCTCCCATTAAGTTCCTCATCTTTGTTTTCCATTCTTTTGCTCGAATATAAATTTCACCATCCGACCCATTCTCACATAAACTCTGTTAAAAGACCGacctaaaaaacaaaagttttaacaaaaaacataaaagctaaaaaacaaaagaattttcattttgtgaaatcaaaattttagatTGTAATTACATACACATGTATGACTGTCCCAAAAATGAGGGCGACCCTGTCTACCCAGTACTGCCTAGAGAAATTTCTCAACACAGGGATGCTTCTATTAATAATAGCTTATAGGGTAAATAAACAATACAAACCAATTTTATTGCTTATTTAGCTGATCTTTTTTTCTTGCTGTTTTTCTTATGGCCCTTTTTAACTCCCAGTATACTAGAGGCACTCTTGCCTTCAAGCTTCTTTGTCATCTTTACCACACTGGCCATCCCTCTCCTTGCAGCTGCCCGATGTTGTGGTCTACGGCTCATCATCTTGCGATCTAGCGGCCAATATGCATATGGTTCAAGCTTGTCCTTCCTACTCACATCTCCAGCTGCCTTCTTGCTCACATACTCATTCCCCGTATAGGCCCATCCAGAGTCGGATGTTTTCTGGCGCTTCTGATTTCGCTTTGAGTTTACAGACATGTAACTACCTGCTTCACTCCAACCATCTGACTCAGGCTGGAATGCCTTCTCCATCTTTGGCTTCAGTTCATGAATTATCAAGCGCCCATCAGAATCTATCTCTGGCTCATCATCAGCTTTTTTCCGTTTTAAGTTTTCCATTGTTTGAAGAGCTGACCTAGTTCTCTGTCGATCAAGCAAGTCTAGTGGCTCTTCTTCTATTTGGTCAACAAAGTGTTCTGGCAAGTTTTTATCTACTCTACTCCTCGACCTGGACAATAAGTTAATAATTTGCATTAGGTCAAAAGGAAAACCAATTGCAATCACAGGTCCTAAATAATCGATGATGAAGTCATCCCCTGCCATATTTAGTAACAGGAAACAGCAAATTGGAAAAATAGGACCACGTCATTGTCTCGGTAAAATCAAGAGACTTCTTAAATTTCTCATCAGCATTAATAAATTTGAGATGAGAGATCACTGACATCTCAGTTACATCTACTAGAGATGGAACTTCTAGCCACCAAGACTATATAAGAAGTATGCCCTACAAATCATTGAACACACACCCTAATGAGTAATGaatatgaaaaattgaaaattacaactgaCCGGGATAAAGATGCTTTGGACTTCAGTTGTGAAGAAGCCTTGCCCCGTCTACCAGAAACTGTTTTGGAACCTGTATACTCTGCATCACTGTTCTCTGTTTCTTCATCACTAAAATCGGAAAATATTTTCGTATGGTTCCATCTGCTTAGCCTGAAAAGAGAATTTACCCCaaagaagataaataaataacatcaaGAAAAAAGCTACAGAAATAAATAGACTTTGTGGAAGTAAATAATTTCCAAATGACACTAGATTGTATTGGCCAAAGTATAATTTCACATGG
It encodes:
- the LOC125423791 gene encoding 3-oxoacyl-[acyl-carrier-protein] synthase II, chloroplastic, which encodes MAASSLASPLCTWLVAACMSVTCDRDYSSSSSLLQSSKRLSRWARRRKVWAKCSSESAEFNRGLISSFCGSSIQGLMSSCLAFEPCNEYHSSKGLSSSGYNGFPSLFGSKSASTNRRQRRINRASLSGETMAIAVRPAEGVSTKKKPMTKQRRVVVTGMGVVTPLGHDPDIFYDNLLEGVSGISQIETFDCAQFPTRIAGEIKSFSTDGWVAPKLAKRMDKFMLYMLIAGKKALADGGITEEIMDEFDKAKCGVLIGSAMGGMKVFNDAIEALRVSYKKMNPFCVPFATTNMGSAMLAMDLGWMGPNYSISTACATSNFCILNAANHIIRGEADVMLSGGSDAAIIPIGLGGFVACRALSQHNNDPAKASRPWDINRDGFVMGEGAGVLLLEELEHAKRRGANIYAEFLGGSFTCDAYHMTEPHPDGAGVILCIEKALAHSGVSREDVNYINAHATSTPAGDLKEYQALMHCFGQNPELRLNSTKSMIGHLLGAAGGVEAVATVQAIRTGWVHPNVNLENPDKGVDRKFLVGPKKERLNVKVALSNSFGFGGHNSSIILAPYE